From a single Aspergillus puulaauensis MK2 DNA, chromosome 2, nearly complete sequence genomic region:
- a CDS encoding uncharacterized protein (COG:I;~EggNog:ENOG410PVCB;~InterPro:IPR016039,IPR020613,IPR020617,IPR020616, IPR002155;~PFAM:PF00108,PF02803;~go_function: GO:0016746 - transferase activity, transferring acyl groups [Evidence IEA];~go_function: GO:0016747 - transferase activity, transferring acyl groups other than amino-acyl groups [Evidence IEA]) — MPQSNTYVLGVGMTQFLKPRRTREYPELGYEAGVKAMQDAKITYDDVEAGIACYCYGDTTSGQRIFYQFGQTSIPIYNTNNACATGSAGLHLARTLVKNGGANCVLALGFEQMRPGSIKSVWDDRPSSVGPSTALMEKTHGKHKSPRNAQYFANAGVEYMKKYGAKAEDFAEIARVSHEHSQRNPYSQFRTAYTLQEILDSGVIHAPITKLQCSPTSDGAAAAVVVSQSFLDARPHLKSQAILIAGQQLLTDDPSVYSGSAIDLVGWGMTKRAVTQAMAEAGVTSKDISVCELHDCFSANELILLDCLGFSEPGKAHELVRRGDITYGGKGPVINPSGGLISKGHPLGATGLAQCAELTWQLRGWANNRLVENTSVALQHNLGLGGAVVVTVYKRADGGANPKLSDAEVVAASGVGYNPATEARFVKPADAERVRSRVRSDYPLEDTVKKLSARI; from the exons ATGCCGCAATCGAATACCTACGTGCTAGGAGTGGGCATGACCCAATTCCTCAAGCCGCGTCGTACTAGGGAATACCCAGAGCTCGGGTACGAGGCCGGGGTGAAGGCAATGCAAGATGCAAAAATCACGTACGATGATGTCGAAGCCGGTATCGCTTGCTACTGCTATGGTGATACCACCAGTGGACAGCGTATTTTCTATCAGTTTGGACAGACATCCATCCCAATATACAACACAAATAACGCCTGCGCAACGGGTTCCGCCGGGCTGCATCTTGCCCGAACGTTGGTGAAGAACGGAGGCGCCAACTGCGTCTTAGCTTTGGGCTTTGAGCAGATGCGTCCAGGGTCCATCAAGTCGGTTTGGGACGACCGCCCAAGTTCTGTTGGCCCATCTACAGCACTGATGGAGAAGACGCATGGAAAGCATAAGAGTCCGAGGAATGCGCAGTACTTCGCAAATGCTGGCGTCGAGTACATGAAGAA ATATGGCGCAAAAGCAGAAGACTTCGCCGAGATCGCCCGTGTCTCGCACGAGCACTCCCAGCGCAACCCCTACTCCCAATTCCGAACTGCATACACTCTGCAAGAGATCCTAGACTCCGGCGTCATTCACGCTCCGATCACAAAGCTTCAATGTAGTCCAACCAGTGACggcgccgccgcagccgtGGTCGTTTCGCAGAGCTTCCTCGACGCCCGCCCACACCTAAAGTCCCAAGCAATCCTAATCGCAGGCCAGCAACTCCTCACCGACGATCCATCCGTCTACTCAGGGAGTGCCATTGACCTCGTCGGCTGGGGAATGACGAAGCGCGCAGTGACACAGGCCATGGCCGAAGCAGGCGTCACGTCAAAAGATATCTCTGTCTGCGAACTGCACGACTGTTTCTCCGCAAACgagctcatcctcctcgactGTCTTGGTTTCTCAGAACCCGGCAAAGCTCACGAACTCGTCCGCCGCGGCGATATCACATACGGCGGCAAGGGACCTGTCATTAACCCCTCTGGTGGACTGATCTCAAAGGGCCACCCTCTAGGAGCCACGGGTCTAGCGCAGTGTGCAGAACTGACATGGCAGCTTCGCGGGTGGGCGAATAACCGACTTGTAGAGAATACCTCTGTAGCGCTGCAGCACAACCTGGGTCTTGGGGGTGCGGTCGTGGTGACGGTGTATAAGCGCGCGGATGGAGGCGCGAATCCCAAGCTTTCCGATGCGGAGGTTGTTGCTGCATCTGGGGTTGGGTATAACCCTGCCACTGAGGCGCGGTTCGTTAAGCCTGCCGATGCAGAAAGGGTTCGGAGTCGCGTCAGGTCGGATTATCCGTTGGAGGATACGGTGAAGAAGCTTTCTGCGAGGATCTAG